TTGCCTCTTCTGCGGCAGTTTATGGGGACAACCCAAACCTACCACTTAAAGAAACGGAGAGACCGAGGCCTCTCTCGCCCTACGGTGTGACCAAGGCCACTGCTGAGGAGTACCTCAGGGTCTTCCACGAGCTCTACGGTTTACCCGTTGTGGCCCTCCGCTACTTCAACGTCTTCGGGCCAAGACAGAGTGCCAATCAGTACGCTGGAGTTATAAGCATCTTCATAAACCGGGCCCTGGCTGGGGAGCCCCTTGTCATCTTCGGCGACGGGAAGCAGACGCGCGATTTCATCTACGTCAAGGACGTCGTTAAGGCAAACATTCTCGCCGCAGAGAGCAGGAAGGCCAACGGCAGGGTTTTCAACGTGGCAACGGGTAAGCAGACGAGCATCCTGGAGCTGGCGACCAAGGTAATCGAGATAACCGGCGCCAGCACCTCGATAATCTTCGATAAGCCGAGACCCGGCGACATAAGGCACAGCCTCGCGGACATAAGCGAGATCCGGAAGCTTGGCTTCGAACCCGAGTGGCCGCTGGAAGAGGGACTCAAGAAGACGGTGGAGTGGTACGCTAGGACCCATTCTCAGCAGGAGTGAAGTTGGAAACTAGTTTCTTTTATTCTTTTATTCTCTCTTCCGTGCTGTTGCTTATCTGAATCGACAGTGCACTGTTAGAAGACACTTCAGGGGGATCGGTAGCCGGAGACAATCCTTTTTGTCGCGGGCAAGCGCTGTTTAAGCCCTGGATATATAGGGGTGAAACTGCTCCAGCAGGTGACAGGGCCACCGAAGAGGAAGCGTTTGCAGTGGTCGAGGGTTGCGGGTGGAAGACGAGTTTTAAAAAGTTCTCCTCGGTTACTCGGGCTCCAGCCCACAAAAATAGGCATGAGAGAAGGGGATCAATTCTTCACGCTGAAGCCCATCGCCTGCCTCTGCTGGAGCTCCTGAGCTTTCTGGGCGAGCTCCCCGAGCTGGGCCTCCAGTTTCTTAAGACCGTCCTGGGTTTTGGCGATCGCCTCTTCGTACTCTCTAATCCTGGCGTCGATGTATGCTATGGCATCGTCGAGGCTCTTCTCGACGGCATAGCCTGCCCCAACGCTGACGATGGCGTTTTCCTTGTCAACTATGACCCCCTTAAGGAACGAGCCCGCGCCGATCGGCACGAGAATCTCCGGCTTCTCGTCCTCGACCTTCTTGAGTTCCTCGAGCGTCTCCTTAACAGCCTGGAACTCGTTCCTTCCGAGGGTGAGGAGCTCAAGGTTTTGGGCCAGGAGCTGGGCCTGGGCCTGCAGGAGCTGGTACTCGTAAGCGAGCCTCTCAAGCTGTTCGTTCGTCTCCGCCATTTCACACCACCGGAACCACTTGGAGAGGGAGCTTTTAAGGTTTGGGTTAGAGAAGGGAGGAGAAAGTCAGCCGATTATCTCCCCTTTTATCCTCTCGGCTATCTCCCTGAGAGCTTTGGCCGCCTTTGACTCGGGGAACGCCTCGACCACCGGCTTCAGCATCACCATGCTCTCTGGAATGGCCCTATCGTAGGGCACCTCGCCGAGTATCGGGATACCCTCTGCCTCAGCCCACTCTCTCAGCTTTGTAAAGCCTGGGTTGATGTCTGCCTTGTTGATTATGAGATAGGCCGGCTCCCTGAAGTGCTGGACGACTTTATAAGCCCTCTGAACGTCGCTCAGCGATGCTGGAGTGGGCTCTGCTATTAGTATCGCGACGTCTGCTCCTCCAAGGCTTGCTATCACCTGACAGCCGATTCCAGCGGCGGAGTCAACGACCATGTGCTCCAGGTTGAGCTCCTCCATTATCTTCTTTGCCCACTCCTTCTCCTCCGTGACTAGCTTCCCACTCTCCGGCCTGCCAACGTCGAGCTGGGCGGAGATTATCGGGAAGCCGTACTTGGTGGTGGCTTTCCTCACGACGCCCGAGCGCACCTCTTCGAGGGCTATGGTTCCCGGGACAGGGCAGACCAGGCCGCAGACGTTGCAGCCCTCGCAGGTTAGCTCGTTAACCACGTAGTTGCCCTCATCGTCGATGTAGATGCTGTCGTAGGGGCAGCGCTCCATACAGATGCCGCACCTTATGCAGCTCTCGGTGTTTATCCTGGCAACCTTCGCACCTATGTGCTCCCGCTCCTCCTCCCACTCGATGACCCCGAGGAGTAGACCGAGGTTTGGCGCTTCCGCGTCGGCATCGACCGCGATGAGTTTATACTCGTCCTTGAGGAAGTAGAGGAGCGAGGCCGTTATCGTGCTCTTTCCAACGCCGCCCTTACCGCTCGCTATTGCTATCTGCATCACTCACCACCCCCGATGAACTTGAGAACCCTCTCAGCGAGCCCTTCAAAGATTTCCGCCTCGGGATAGTTCGTCAGGACTATCGGCTTCCCCTCGACGTAGCTCTTCACGATGTTCTCGCTGTAGGGTATCTCCGCGACCACTTCAGCACCGTACTTTTTGGCTAACTCGTAGACCTTCTCCTTCTCGCCGAGGTCGGCCCTGTTGATGACCACCCACGTGGGCATCTCCATTAGCTTTCCAAGCTCGAGGATGAGCTCGGTGTCGTGGATTCCGAGGGGAGTGGGCTCGGTGACCGCTATGAGCAGGTCAGAGAACTCGACGGCCTTCGAAACGGTGTTTCCGGTCCCTGCAGCAGTATCGATGAAGAGGAGCCCCTTCCTCACTTCCAGTGCCTTCTTCTTGGCGGCTACAACCAGAGGCATCGAGCGCTCCTCCCCTTCCCTCAGCTTTCCGGTGACGAGGGTGAACCCGTAGGGGGTCGGTGTGATGTATGTGTGGCCGATGAGCCTCTGACCTTCGAGTATCGCCCCCGGCACCGGGCAGACTATCTCGCACGCGCGGCAGCCTGAACAGAGGTTTGGCATGAGGAACGGTGTCCCGTCCTTCAAGGTGATTATGGCGTGCTCCTCGCAGACCTCGGCGCACTTCCTGCACTTGGTGCACTTCGAGTAGTCAAAGCGCGGCATGAACTGCACCACCGGCTCCTCGTTAGCGAGTTCAACCCCGAGGAGAAGGTGGTCGTTTGGAGCCTCGACGTCGAGGTCAGCAAAAGTAAGCTCCGTTCCAAGCTGTTTGAGCGCAATTGCAAGGTTTACAGCAACAGTTGACTTTCCAGTTCCTCCCTTTCCACCGCTCACGGCTATCTGCAAGCTCTCACCTCCGGAATTAGGCTAACCTAAAAGCTTTTAAGCTTTGTGCATACGCTCAAAACGGTGGTAACATGAGGTGCCTGAAGGTCGCGTTTGGAATGGAGGACGATGAACACCTCATAGATGCCCACTACGGCGACTCGGAGTTCTTCGCGATTTATGAAGTCTGCGAAGACGGTAGCGTTAAACTCCTGGAAAAGAGGCCGAATAAAGCTAAGGACTTCGAAGAGGAACATGACGAGGGCCACGGCAACCCGCGGAAGTTCAAAGCCGTTGTCAGCCAGCTCCTCGACGTTGACGTCCTTGCGGCGTTCAGGATGGGCCCGAACTTTCTCAGAATAAGGGACAAAACCAACAAGGTGGCTTTCTTTACCAGAACTAGGGACCTAAAGCTCGCCCTCCAGAGGATTGTTGAGAACTTCGACGAGCTGTGGGAGCAGGTGCAGGAGAAGAAGAGAGCCATCGAAAAGCCGATCGTCGAGGAGTGACCATCCACTTCACTTTATT
The sequence above is drawn from the Thermococcus pacificus genome and encodes:
- the pfdA gene encoding prefoldin subunit alpha; its protein translation is MAETNEQLERLAYEYQLLQAQAQLLAQNLELLTLGRNEFQAVKETLEELKKVEDEKPEILVPIGAGSFLKGVIVDKENAIVSVGAGYAVEKSLDDAIAYIDARIREYEEAIAKTQDGLKKLEAQLGELAQKAQELQQRQAMGFSVKN
- a CDS encoding nucleotide-binding protein: MQIAIASGKGGVGKSTITASLLYFLKDEYKLIAVDADAEAPNLGLLLGVIEWEEEREHIGAKVARINTESCIRCGICMERCPYDSIYIDDEGNYVVNELTCEGCNVCGLVCPVPGTIALEEVRSGVVRKATTKYGFPIISAQLDVGRPESGKLVTEEKEWAKKIMEELNLEHMVVDSAAGIGCQVIASLGGADVAILIAEPTPASLSDVQRAYKVVQHFREPAYLIINKADINPGFTKLREWAEAEGIPILGEVPYDRAIPESMVMLKPVVEAFPESKAAKALREIAERIKGEIIG
- a CDS encoding NifB/NifX family molybdenum-iron cluster-binding protein encodes the protein MRCLKVAFGMEDDEHLIDAHYGDSEFFAIYEVCEDGSVKLLEKRPNKAKDFEEEHDEGHGNPRKFKAVVSQLLDVDVLAAFRMGPNFLRIRDKTNKVAFFTRTRDLKLALQRIVENFDELWEQVQEKKRAIEKPIVEE
- a CDS encoding P-loop NTPase; translated protein: MQIAVSGGKGGTGKSTVAVNLAIALKQLGTELTFADLDVEAPNDHLLLGVELANEEPVVQFMPRFDYSKCTKCRKCAEVCEEHAIITLKDGTPFLMPNLCSGCRACEIVCPVPGAILEGQRLIGHTYITPTPYGFTLVTGKLREGEERSMPLVVAAKKKALEVRKGLLFIDTAAGTGNTVSKAVEFSDLLIAVTEPTPLGIHDTELILELGKLMEMPTWVVINRADLGEKEKVYELAKKYGAEVVAEIPYSENIVKSYVEGKPIVLTNYPEAEIFEGLAERVLKFIGGGE
- a CDS encoding SDR family oxidoreductase, which codes for MRNKLVVVTGGAGFIGSHIAWELVRDNDVIIIDSLYTGKEENVPPGAKLVKADIRDYEAIAELISNADYVFHEAAQVSVVESVRDPIFTEEVNVVGTLNILKALLEGHGKLIFASSAAVYGDNPNLPLKETERPRPLSPYGVTKATAEEYLRVFHELYGLPVVALRYFNVFGPRQSANQYAGVISIFINRALAGEPLVIFGDGKQTRDFIYVKDVVKANILAAESRKANGRVFNVATGKQTSILELATKVIEITGASTSIIFDKPRPGDIRHSLADISEIRKLGFEPEWPLEEGLKKTVEWYARTHSQQE